The following nucleotide sequence is from Halogeometricum borinquense DSM 11551.
ACCAAGACTCGCTTACCCCGACGCCGTCTTGCGATTAGCGGTTTTGTCTCGCCCAGTCGATTCAAAGGACTGGCCAAATACGTGCGAACCGCAAGACGGAGGCACGTCTGATGGACGAATTAGACGAACTCCCCGTCGTCACCGACGCATCGAGAGAGTACCTCAACCAGCGTCAACTGCTCGACTACCGGGCCGAGCGAGAAGCGTATCTCGAATGGCTCCTCACGTTCGGAAAGAGACCGGACGAGGCGGTCGGGTACGCCCCGGGCACGGTGAAATCGGGTGCGTACCGGACGGACCGGTTCTACCGGTTCGTCTGGGACCAAGAGGGCGGGTACACGGCGAACGTCACGCACGATCACGCCGACGCGTGGATGAAGCATCTTGCACGCGGGGACACGGGCGCGACGAACAAGCGAAACTGCCAGAAAGCGGCCAAGCGGCTGTTCAAATGGCGACATCACGAGCACGGTCGCAGTGAATGGGATCCGGATATCACGTTCGCTGCCGACTCCAGTACGAACCCGCGGGACTACCTAACGCGCGAGGAGCGATCCGCGGTGCGCGAGGCAGCGCTCGAATACGGCTCCGTTCCAAATTACAAGAGCCTCACGCCGACGGAGCGAGACCGGTGGAAGCAGTATCTCGCCCAGCGATTCGAGAAACCGAAGTCGGAGGTCGGGCCCGACGACTGGGACCGCGCGAACGGGTGGAAGGTTCCGTCGCTAGTTTGGGCGAGTCTGGACGCGGGGCTTCGCCCTGTCGAAGTGAAGCGCTCGCAAGTCGGGTGGGTTGACACCGATAACGCGGTCCTCCGCATCCCGAAAGAGGAGAGCTCGAAAAATCGAGACCACTGGGTTGTCGGTCTCCAGTCCCGAACGGCCGAAGCGCTCGGCAACTGGCTCGAAGAGCGCGAGGCGTACCCGGAATACGACGATACGGAATCGATATGGCTGACTCGGAAGTCGAACCCGTATAACACGAAGACGCTTCGATACCTACTGCATCAACTCTGTGATATCGCCGACATCGACACGACTCACCGGCAAATGAGTTGGTATACGATCCGCCACTCCGTCGGAACGTACATGACCCGTGAAGAGGATCTCGCGGCCACTCAGGCACAGCTCAGGCACAAGAGCGCCGAAACGACCATGAAGTACGATCAGGTACCGGTAGAAGATCGTCAAGATGCGTTAGACCGGATGGGATAGATAGGTACACACCTATTTACAGGCTAATTCACTTTCCGACTCCTTTGAACAGATTACGACTATCAGGTCTCCCGCCGTACCGCCTCTGTCGATAATTCTCAGAGGATGTTCGCTGCTGAGCGCCGGAGTTCTTCAGTCGGGTGGACGTATCGAGCAGCTGACGACGTACTGTTTTGTCGTAACACTTCGGCAACGATTTTGAGGTCTTTGTGCTCCTCGTACGTGTACGTACCGAGGGTGTGTCTGAATGAGTACCAACAGAGCTTTCGGCCTCGTTCGGTGATTCCGGCTTCCTCGATGAGGTTATTGAGGAGGTAGTTGAGCGTTTGTGAGCTGTACGGGTTGCCTTTCCGTGTGAGCCACATGTGATCAGAGTCGTCGTATTTGCTGATGTTCGCTCGTTGCTCAATCCACAACTCAAGCGGTCGAGTGGCTTTTTCCGGTAGAGCCTGGCTCCACTCTGAATTGTTTTTGACCGCGTGCTCTGCAGGGATGATGATCGTCTTTGAATCGGAATCATACCAGTGGACTTGCATCCGCTTGATGAGCGCTGGCCGCCATCCTGCGGCCTTTACTGTCCCGATGAGCGACGGAATTTTCCAATTCCTGTTGACCCGGTCCCAATCTGCCGGTCTGACTTCGTCCTTAGGTTTGCCGAGTTCCTGTGCGAGGTACCCCCGCCAACGGTCCCGTTCGTCCGGGGAGAGGTTATTGTATTTCGGGATGGACTTGTAGGTCAGCGATGTTTCCCAGAGCGAATTAACCTCGGCTTTGTTGAACGGGTCTGCTCCGTTCTCAGCCGGCTTGTCGTTGAAGCTGATTTCAGGTTCCCAGTCTGAACCGTGGAATCGGAACCAGTTGACTAGTGCGTTCGAAATCTTTCGTTTGCTCCCCTCAGAATAGCGCTCGCCATCGCGCCGGCGGAACTCGTCAGTGGCGAGCGCTTCAATCACTTGATCCGCTTGTTTCGGTGAGATCTCTGTGGCGGGTTCATCGGTCTCCCAAACCCACCGAATAGCTTGTAGTACTCGTGAGACTCGCGTTCCGATTGACCGTTCCGCATATCCGATCTCTTTTCGCGGATTCTTTCCCTCTGAACGAAGATATTGCTCGAACTCCTCAAGGGTCGATTCGAAGATGACCTTTTGTCGCGTGCCCAACTGCGGGAACGACTCCCCTAAGTCATCTGCAGAATAACTACTCATGACTGCCACCATCCAAGTCGAACTGCGAATCCCGAGGAGCGTTTCAACTGACTTGGAGACCACCTCCTCGGACCTGATTCCCCGAGGTGGTAATCGATTGCCGAGTGATGCAACGTGATCATCGATCTGAACAGTTACAGTAACCACCCGTTTTAAAACATTAGTGTTGAGAATCAATCAATACCGACGGAGCTGAGTGAAAGAGGTTGAATACGGGGGTATGAGCTGCTAAAAGTCAAGATCGAGTCTCAGGGGGGCGTATTGAGAATCCACAGCTTTCGCCCCTGCTACGCAAGGGGCACCCCATATTTTGAGAGCGAACGAAATGAATTCTCCAAAACCCGGTACAAGCTTACGGATAGATGCGAAGCAATTTCCTCACCACAGATTGGGTTCCAGTTGAGTCCATAGACAGAGCAATCGAGTACCTTGGATTTGAGTACGTCTCTATGTACATACTCACGTACATACCTGGGTACGTGAATGAGTACCTACTTACACACCACCGGGAACGGGAACCTCAGGAGAATCTGATCAACGAGAAGATGACAGTGTAGTGCTCCCACACCGACCAAGCACAAGCTGTTGAAGTCACAGTACGGTGTAACGCGATTCACCTGCTGCTACAGCACTTGACGAACTATTGAACCAATTCGCTCGATCACTGCAGTTTCGCTTTGGTCATCTCGCGCGGCTTCACAGAGGTCGTCGAAACACTTGGCGAGTGTGGCTACGATGTCCCGAGGGAGTGCTCTTGGG
It contains:
- a CDS encoding tyrosine-type recombinase/integrase: MSSYSADDLGESFPQLGTRQKVIFESTLEEFEQYLRSEGKNPRKEIGYAERSIGTRVSRVLQAIRWVWETDEPATEISPKQADQVIEALATDEFRRRDGERYSEGSKRKISNALVNWFRFHGSDWEPEISFNDKPAENGADPFNKAEVNSLWETSLTYKSIPKYNNLSPDERDRWRGYLAQELGKPKDEVRPADWDRVNRNWKIPSLIGTVKAAGWRPALIKRMQVHWYDSDSKTIIIPAEHAVKNNSEWSQALPEKATRPLELWIEQRANISKYDDSDHMWLTRKGNPYSSQTLNYLLNNLIEEAGITERGRKLCWYSFRHTLGTYTYEEHKDLKIVAEVLRQNSTSSAARYVHPTEELRRSAANIL
- a CDS encoding tyrosine-type recombinase/integrase, translating into MDELDELPVVTDASREYLNQRQLLDYRAEREAYLEWLLTFGKRPDEAVGYAPGTVKSGAYRTDRFYRFVWDQEGGYTANVTHDHADAWMKHLARGDTGATNKRNCQKAAKRLFKWRHHEHGRSEWDPDITFAADSSTNPRDYLTREERSAVREAALEYGSVPNYKSLTPTERDRWKQYLAQRFEKPKSEVGPDDWDRANGWKVPSLVWASLDAGLRPVEVKRSQVGWVDTDNAVLRIPKEESSKNRDHWVVGLQSRTAEALGNWLEEREAYPEYDDTESIWLTRKSNPYNTKTLRYLLHQLCDIADIDTTHRQMSWYTIRHSVGTYMTREEDLAATQAQLRHKSAETTMKYDQVPVEDRQDALDRMG